Genomic DNA from Equus caballus isolate H_3958 breed thoroughbred chromosome 10, TB-T2T, whole genome shotgun sequence:
GTCATATTAAATAACTTCACACttgaaataaataattgctgCCCACTACAACAGTACATCTTGCTTTCATCAGGGGTGCAAAAAGTGAGTTCTGGAAAGACTGATGTGGACAGTAGCAACCCACTCTCATGCCAAGAGAACTTCTGGCTGCTCCTTGAGAAGCAATGCCCAACTCAATAGGACAAGACTATAGATTTGAATAAATCTGAGGAAATATTTGAGAATGCAAAATTTCATTCTCCCAGTTCTGACGCAGATGAGGGCAAACTGCCCAGAGTTATTCATCCTCCCCCCGCATTTATTCCaataagaaatacagaaaaatttgtaaaatttattcaCAATGCAGAAGTTGAGATGAATAAAACAGCTGGCAATGACATCTTGCCTCTgaatttgatttataaaaatattagtaaGCTCAATTTTCTGTATTTAGCTATTTCTTTGGGGGAATGATGAAGAGAGTCTTGTTTATAATTATAAAACTTCAGACTTCAACGTCATTTATCACAATGTTGTCTGGAATTCCGAAAATGTCCTGTCAGGGGTGTTCTAGGCATTTTTGGACTTGACATTTGATAGAAGTTGGGCAACCGAATATCGTAGTGGTATCTTTTTCCTATATATATCCTGTCATTCAAGGCATAGAGTTTATCTGCAATGTCACTGCCAATTAAAACCGAAAACAGGCGAGAGATGTAACGGTGTTGAGCGAAGAgcaaatataatttctttctcctccaagaCACATATCGACAATCAGTTTCTGCTGTGAGGGTTACCTAAAAAACCATAAGACCACATGTAAGCAAAGATTAGGAAGCAAGAAAAGTTCTgccacacttttttctttttccttaagattggctctgagctaacatctgttgccaatcttcctctttttttttcttctccccaaagcacccccccagtacatatttgtatattctagttgtaggtccttctagttctgctatgtgggacaccgcctcagcatggcttgatgagtggtgctaggtccacacccatgggccgctgaagtggaatgcactgaacttaaccactagactatggggccagccccactgccacactttttttttgcccccaattttaaatgaatttcactTGCTCCTTTTTTTTAGGATTAAAAAAGCCTACTGACCCACCATATATTGGAAAAACAGCAAGTCAAACTACAGAATTTATTACTATAGATATAATTTACAACATGAATAATCACAACGTTGTGCCCATCTCCAACTTATCCATTTTCTACATTCAGGGAtctatattttgcattttactgAAGTAAGAGCCACTTGATActgaaaactaataaaattggCTAATGTTAGAGAAGTATTTCCAAGTCAATCCCGAAGACCTGGGACATTTAGCCCTAATCCAATTTTTGTAgtacaaaatagaatttatttaccTATTCTGAATATGTATATGAATGTGTATTTGTATACACACACGTGTGTTACAAGTGTTAATCATAAGAAAACCGTATACCATAATAGACAGAACCTACTGAAATGATTATATTTCAAAACTACCAGACTTGGCAGCAGAGTAGTGACAGGAAGTTTAGCATTTTGTTGCTAGAAAACAAGTGAAATCCATCaggattaaaaattttaaaaaatcacttaattTGTAATAAAGGGTAGATTTGTCATTCTCAGTGATTTTCTAAACTGTCACAGTGGCAGTGTTTAGTTTACAGTCAAATctcaattaattatattttaattctcatATATGCAGTTAAGCAAaggaaaatttaagaatatttatcaCGGACTCTTTTATCTCATATATAATAATCATTCTTCTCCTTGTTGCTGGACCTGTATAAAGTGAGATTAATGAGCAAGAGTCAAATGGCACTGGAAGCGATGCATGCTGCAAAGTACTTCCCGAGTTATGTATAAATGATTCCTCCATCATCTGCTCTTATGTTTGTCTGCCTGCTTTTAAACAAACCTCGCTTATCTGTGTGGAAGAAGCAGTGTGCACTGTGTGGTCGTTATCCCTTACCTGAAAAAGGCCTTCCTCTGTGGGTCTCAGTGAGTCCCACTCAGGAGAATCCAGGAACTGGAAGGGGAAAATGTAATGCAGAAACTCGCCATCAACTGTCACTCTGATCCTACCCAAACACAAAGAACATCATTTATCAGGGAAAGAGAAGGCCAGCACAAAACTGGGGGCAAGGGGTGAGAGCAGTATTTTAGATCTCTGATGACCTTTCtggcttttaaacttttaaagggCAAAATATTAAATTCATACATTACAATGAGTGACAAAATCTCCTATAATATTCATGTACTGATGTTCTTCACACAGTTAGGATTCTAGAAGACTGGGTGAAATTCATcagaaaattcatcaagctataCACTGATGACATGCGCCCATTTATGCGTGtgtattatacttcaataaaaagtctCAGTGCACTCAGTCAGATTTTAAATTAAGTAAGAGAACATGGAAGAACTGTAAATATCTCCGTAAacttttaaccttttaaaaacataaacacattATTGTTTCCTCCCCCAAACTTTCTGTTTGcaatgtgtatatctatatctgcaCCTATATATAAATGAGGTACAACCTCCCCCCACTAGCAAGTGAGCAATCGCTAGAATTTGCTGAAAAAACTTTTTCACTATAAAGTTTAAATGTTCTCTATTACATAAAAGAAAGCCCTATCAGAGTCTGTTTAAAATACTTTGCATGCCAATGTAAGTATTCTATTAATTCAAGCTGACGTCATCCTCTTCTTGACTCTCAGTGATTAGCATGTCCAGACAAACCAATTCATACATttgatttctaagaaaaaatattaaagctcTAGATTATATCTTGCTTCAGGTAAACAATATCAGGTGCCCTAAATGCCTGTGTTCCATGAGTCACGTGTCAAGGGCTTTCTCATGCCTCAGGGTGCTAAATGCTGCCCAGGACTATCCTACGCCACGATAGAAAAAGGTAGCACAAAGAAACACAAGCTAATAActcagagagaggaaagacaTGTAAGCACCAAGAGTACACACCTTCCTGAAACAAGCAGGGAGAGTTTATCAATGGAGGTTTTCCCTTGCATGGCATAACAGTGCTCCTTTTCCAAAGTAACCACTTCAGAGCTCAGAGCAATTGTTCTGAAGACGGGCAAAGAGGTCCCCAGAGGCTGGAAAATGGAGCTGTACAATAGCTGGAATTCTCGGGCAAAGGTTATGCTGCGAACTTGATATGCAATATGAACAAACTGCATGAAGCAGATGACAAACAGTACAAAATTCCAGGAAAATATGTCAGCTGCACAGACATCTACCCAAGCCCAGACAGCGGAGCAGAGAAAACCCAAGCCCAGCAAACTGAAGACGTAAAGGAGGCCGAAGAATCCACTGCCACCCATAAAACCTACGACAAATAAAATACTGGCAAGATGATAAATGGCTCCttcagcctcttgcttccaggtGGTGCAGACTGGGTGTTCATCTATTAGGTTCTTCCATAAAGTTGAATTTCTCTCCATGGCCAGACCACTGCGTGGTTCACTTTCCATTGATGTGAGATGATACTGAAGCAAGTAATTAAgtcctttgcttttccatcaTCAGAGTTTCGCTAAGTCTTCACAAAACCAGAGATAGCCTGGACGCTGGAGTTGTGGTGATTATGGATTTGCTGTGTACTGATCCTGAAAAACTAAGAATCCCATGCTAGCTTCTTTAAGTTCATCTGGGTTCCTGGTTCAGTTCTAGTCGACAAATATTTTGTGGTTCCTgtgcaagaaaaaatagaaagggtCTAATTAAACAAGGAGAATTGAGAGGTATTTTAATGAATCACTAGCATTACTTAATCAAGTTGACAGCCTATTTTCTATGAAGTCAGAATATTTTAAGCACAAATGCTGTCGCAAGTGTTAAATTTCCAAGGTTTAAAATGCACTTTTTTAGAGTTGTgcttattaataataaattatttacagaaattttaatatttctttgaattAGCTAACTACATATTTTTCCAGAAAGCTAAGTACTATAATCAGCTAATCTCCATAACGGTAGTTCAGCATACCTCAGAATCACTTGGGACAGTGACTGGAAATGCAGGTTCACAGACTGTTTCTAGACATATTAACTCAGAGTCTCTGAGGGTGGGGCCTATGTGTTGGTATTTTGAACAAGCTTCCCAAGTGATTTTGATATGTCAATTGATGGCCTTCCATGGCCCACCCTTTAAGAGATACTGTTTGACAATATATTATTCACTCTTTACAAATGAattcaaggctcagagaggccaagtaatTCATCCCAGGCCACACAGTAGTTGGTGGCAGAGCAGACTTTCAGCACTTGAGCCTATAAAGCTGGATTCAATCACGTGACCTCtcgtgaaatattttaaactgggCATTATAAGGAGCCCTGATGAATCAATAAACATAGGAAACACATAATTAGGAGTCAGATTTTAAGAGCACATAGTAGACTGtgaaatgcttaataaattacatcaaaattatttgagaaatataaatTCAGTTCTACTTTACTATATTAGAGCCTATTTCAGGTTGGAGGTTGCATCCTTATAACGAAACCAATAATATTAAGATTCCTGCTACTTACACATTTATTTACCAGATGGTCAAAAATGTTACTGACTTGTTCCTCTGCACATACATTCTCTACCCTTTCAGCCATATGGGAAAAATGCTAATAAGTGATCTGACTCAGGAGAGATTTAACCATGATGACAGAGCTGCAGGATATGTATCATTTACCACCAGGTTTCTTAACAATAAATGGTTTCCATGTGAAGCATTCAGtagactgattttttaaagtcATAATAACATTCAAAAGCCTTGAACTTGTGTGCTatatttagtgtttttatttttgagatggATTATTTCCAGAACACCTGTTAATAAAATATCAGATATCACAGATCTGGTCtcctagaaaaaaaatacacatatggaGGTGAAAATGACTTAGGTGAAGTTAAAAAGGGAAGAGCGTAATCACCAACAGAACTAGAAGTGGAAATAAAGGAGCTGCTGTCGTTGAAGTTCCTGGTTCTTCATCTTGGATAGTGATTCTTTTCTCAGCAAGTAATGACTTCAAGAACACCACCAGGTGAGTCATTAAAAAAACAGTAACACAGACCCCTAACTTACAGTCATATTGTTGTTTTTACTTAAGCTGCTTTCAAATGCACTTTAAACATTCTGCATCCCCCTAAGGATTGCCTCCCCCCATCACTCTGTGGACGATGAGATTGAAGGCAGACCAGCCCCCGGAACATGTTTACTTTTTCCtcttaaacaaaacacaaaactatataTATACTCCTGGATGttcacaacaaagaaaaaatttttaaaaatacaatgagtAGTGAGAACTGCAAAATACCAGCCTGCAAATGTCAGTCTCCCtgctgttttacttttaaaactaggatatttgaaacaacaacaaaacactagGATATTTTAATCAATTCCTCAGGATACCGAACACAGCCATTAAAGCCAATATTCAAAAGCACTGCTAGCAGAGCTCTGAACTTTGGTTTGAACTTCCTTAAAATTTATAATTCTCCACTCAATGTTAAAATGAAGCTAAGAGAGAAAGGCCATATAAAAATGTTGGTAGCAATTCAGACGGAGCTTATGGGAATCTTGTCCCCTTAACATCGTGACTTGAGAGAGATGGTGGGTTACTTAAGTTCCAGCAGTGTGACCAGTTATGATTATAAGAGGAAATgtgtgggctggccccgtggccaagtggttaagttcgcgcacttcactttgggggcccagggtttcaccagtttggatcctgggcacggacctagcactgctgctcatcaagctatgttgaggcggcatcccacatagcagaaccaggggcactcacaactagaatatacaactatgtactgggggtggggggtgggggttggggaggagaagaagaataaaaaaagattggcaacagatgttagctcagggccaattaaaaaaaaaataagaggaacaGAAGCCTCTTCCGGTTGGCTTCTGTTTCAATAAGCTGCTACTCAACCATCTTCCTATCCTTGATACTGTATCACTCAACACAGCGTGCTGACTTGCCCTGATTAAATTACTCCACACCCAGCCTTTCTCCACTTGGTGTGTTTTTATTCAGTCACCAAAACAGATGTACTTTATTAGAAAGGGAAGGACTGACAGGGGCAGGTGATGAGCATGAGTGTTCCTCTGATACGTGCCAGCACCACTATATGAATGTTGAATATGATTCATCAACCAGCTGCTGCTTTAAAGGCCTGGAGGCCTTAAGTCATGTTTTGGGGTAAATAAATGCTGAGATGCCAAAGTGGCACAATGGATTTCTTAAGCAATAAAGGTGATCTTCCCTGCAAAAGAAGTTAGCATACAGAGATACAAATGAGGGAGACAAAATTAAGTGCACATAAACACAATAATTCAAGCTCActgctttttcctctttaaattttaAGACCCTGAGCTctaaaggaataagaaaatgtAAAGGAAGGTCCAAGGATGCACAATGAAATGTGATAGAAACTTGGTGGCAAACTGATGAGGGTTAGCTCAGAAACTGCATTTATCTGTTCGGAACTTGTACATTTATTATGTCATTGCATCACATTTATTTCCATGAGGGAGGCAGAATCTAAATCATGCCCAGCTTACAAATGAGAGAAGCAGGCTACAAGACTGGTTGAGTGACTTGCTTCAGGTAAAAGTGGCAGTAAGTCGCAGCAGTCGGGTGGAAGCTCAAGGCCCCCTCCGCTCAGCTTCATGCCCTCTCCAGCAGGCAATGCCGCCTTTCAAGGCTGTGAATCTGATATTAACGTGTTGGGAGACAGTGGGATATTCTGCCAGGAGTGGTCTGCCAAGAAAATAATAATCCTAACAGTGGATATTTAAGACCTGCTATATCCGCTTGTACTGCTCAATCCATAATGCTTAGAATACTGCCAGGGACATAGACAGCCACTCATGAAATAATTTGCTGTATTACTGGTCAACATTGACTGAGTTCCTCTCCTAGATGCCAAAATCCTTAAGGAGCAAAgacaaatgtttttatatttctgaccCTGGCACTCAATGAATGTTGACTGAATACATTGGTAGAGAAGTACAAacactctcccttctccattccCACTCTCTATCCAATTTAACAGCTATTCTAACACCTTCTGTCACCTAGGGGAACAGAAGTGGGGATGATCTCAACATCCAAGACAGTTCAGTACAAAGACACTAAAGAGTAGGGGCATCACTTATTGAAATGTCTCGCACAACTCCAAATTCATAGGGGAATTTTGTCTTCTTAAAAGATGAGTTCCTCAAGAGCAGTTGAATTCCTGATCTGATTAAAAACAACTACTCTGGGAGCTTGTGGTATTGAGTTAGTTTTGGTTGCTAGGCAACCCAGAAGCTCAAAATTCCATCAATATTCTGCTCATTAATTGGAATCAGATCCTAACTTTGGTATGTGTTCCATATGCGAAATAATCATTTACTTAGAGCTGTTTTCTTTACTTATCCTCAGGGAGGTACATTTACTCAGCAactacatgccagacacatttAAAAAACTATCTCATATAATGTTCACAACAACCCCATAAGGAAGGTACTATTATCTCTatcttacaaatgagaaaatcaaaCCCCAGAGAAGGTAAGTAAATTATTCAAGGTCACACCACTAATATTGGAACTAAGATTCTATCCAGGCTGACTGACTCTGAAGCTCACAGTCTAAACCACATCATTCTGCTTCCACAGTACCAGGTTTCAGAAAATGTAGGCTTTAGTTTCCTCTCTGCTACTTAGATGAACTCAGGCATGTTTATACATCAGTAAAACAGAGGTAATACCACCTATTCTGTCTACTTTAAAGGGTGCTAggacaagagaagaagaaaggaacagagaagaactactaaaacacccagaagaaaagtaacaaaatggcaataaatacatatttatcaatagcgactttaaatgtcaatggactaaatgctctaatcaaaaaGCACAGTTTAGCTAACttgataaaaaacaagacccatacatatgctgcatacaagagacacacttcagatctaaagacattcacaaattgaaagtgaaaggatggaaaaagatactccatgcaaatggcaaagaaaagaaagctggggtagcaatacttatgtcagacagaatagactttaaaacaaaaactgtaacaagagacaaagaagggcacaacataatgataaagggaacactccaacaagaggatataacacttgtaaatatctatgtacccaacataggatcacttaaatatataaagcaattattaacagataaaaaaggagaaatagattataacacaataacagtaggggactttaacaatCCACTT
This window encodes:
- the POPDC3 gene encoding popeye domain-containing protein 3, whose protein sequence is MESEPRSGLAMERNSTLWKNLIDEHPVCTTWKQEAEGAIYHLASILFVVGFMGGSGFFGLLYVFSLLGLGFLCSAVWAWVDVCAADIFSWNFVLFVICFMQFVHIAYQVRSITFAREFQLLYSSIFQPLGTSLPVFRTIALSSEVVTLEKEHCYAMQGKTSIDKLSLLVSGRIRVTVDGEFLHYIFPFQFLDSPEWDSLRPTEEGLFQVTLTAETDCRYVSWRRKKLYLLFAQHRYISRLFSVLIGSDIADKLYALNDRIYIGKRYHYDIRLPNFYQMSSPKMPRTPLTGHFRNSRQHCDK